A stretch of Desulfitobacterium dichloroeliminans LMG P-21439 DNA encodes these proteins:
- a CDS encoding molybdopterin-dependent oxidoreductase has product MKITRRQFIGGTAAVTAGAGLFSFNMLAKSDFVHAESNQAGVKTFRNVCPRNCYDTCAQISYVEDGVLKKVEGDPKSTYTNGKLCLKGYNYTRRVYSPDRIKYPMKQTPRGSGNWERISWDEAMNTIAEKILSLKKRYGSTLPVCLDKYSGNFGITHYGIEGTLSSIGYTTRAVGTPCWPAGIDSQTYDFGTIINNDPEDFANANYIILWGSNCAWTGIHSLPFIMKAKERGAKLVVIDPILTSTASKADLFIQIKNSTDGALALGMARYILDKDLVDWDYVNANSIGFEEWADYVKKNITLEWAAEKSGIPQDVIIQLAHEYATAKPASIWVGYGMQRHTNGGQNVRIIDALGLMTGNIGKSGGGVNYAHLETWGFNYHAMVMPAPEGSVGMPGANGTFTDRAVNMNNFAADVQALTDPPVKMLWLAARNPVSQDPDTNDIIKMFNSMELVVTVDSFFNKTVELSDIVLPATTHFEDWDVMASYWHYWVGINQRAINPMYESKSDVEIAMALSKAMNTLEPGSCTYPTEGDPEEWTAKEFNDGVFNMLGISDYKELLDGPRKAKFSPAAWADGNFRTPSKKFEVHSERAAQNGLPAIPIWVEEMKAPTQYPIRFMTPHPQHGLHSQFQNLDWMMAANPEPFLEIHPELAVKHGIGEGDMVRVYNDLGEVTIKAHLTQTTSPDVVVSYEAWYKDSKFNVNFTVKAIPADMGKQATGMDGIAFHDNFVAIEKA; this is encoded by the coding sequence ATGAAGATCACGCGTCGTCAATTTATCGGTGGTACTGCAGCAGTCACCGCCGGAGCTGGGTTGTTTAGCTTTAACATGCTTGCCAAATCAGATTTCGTTCATGCGGAAAGCAACCAGGCGGGAGTCAAGACATTCCGTAATGTCTGTCCACGTAACTGCTATGACACCTGTGCGCAGATTTCGTATGTGGAAGATGGGGTGCTAAAAAAGGTCGAAGGGGATCCCAAGAGTACCTATACCAATGGCAAGCTTTGTCTGAAGGGATATAACTACACCCGCCGTGTCTACAGTCCGGATCGTATTAAATATCCCATGAAGCAAACCCCTCGTGGCTCGGGCAATTGGGAGCGCATTAGCTGGGACGAAGCCATGAATACCATTGCAGAGAAAATCCTGAGTCTAAAAAAACGTTACGGTTCTACTCTTCCCGTCTGTTTGGATAAATACTCCGGCAACTTTGGGATCACCCACTACGGTATTGAAGGAACCCTGTCTAGTATTGGCTACACCACGAGAGCGGTAGGAACCCCCTGTTGGCCGGCCGGTATCGATTCTCAGACCTATGATTTTGGAACCATTATCAATAATGACCCTGAAGACTTTGCTAATGCCAATTATATTATCCTTTGGGGATCAAACTGTGCCTGGACCGGAATCCATAGCCTTCCCTTTATTATGAAGGCGAAGGAGCGGGGAGCTAAATTAGTGGTTATCGACCCGATTCTAACTTCTACAGCCTCCAAGGCCGATCTCTTTATTCAGATTAAAAACAGTACCGATGGGGCTCTGGCTCTTGGTATGGCCCGCTACATTTTGGATAAGGATCTGGTGGATTGGGATTATGTAAATGCCAACAGCATCGGCTTTGAGGAATGGGCGGACTATGTAAAAAAGAATATTACACTCGAGTGGGCTGCCGAAAAATCCGGAATCCCCCAAGACGTGATTATTCAACTGGCTCACGAGTATGCTACTGCCAAACCGGCCTCCATCTGGGTGGGCTATGGAATGCAGCGCCACACCAACGGAGGACAAAATGTCCGCATCATTGATGCCTTGGGATTAATGACCGGAAATATCGGCAAATCTGGAGGAGGGGTGAACTACGCTCATCTGGAGACTTGGGGCTTTAACTACCACGCTATGGTCATGCCCGCTCCTGAGGGCTCGGTAGGAATGCCGGGGGCTAACGGTACCTTTACGGATCGCGCCGTCAATATGAATAACTTTGCTGCTGATGTCCAAGCCTTAACAGATCCGCCGGTAAAAATGCTCTGGCTCGCTGCACGGAATCCGGTATCCCAAGACCCTGATACCAACGACATCATTAAGATGTTTAACTCCATGGAATTAGTCGTCACCGTGGATTCCTTCTTCAACAAGACAGTAGAGTTATCCGATATTGTCCTTCCTGCGACCACTCACTTTGAAGATTGGGATGTCATGGCTAGCTACTGGCATTACTGGGTCGGCATCAATCAACGAGCCATCAACCCCATGTACGAATCGAAGAGCGATGTGGAGATCGCCATGGCCCTATCCAAAGCCATGAACACTTTAGAACCTGGATCCTGCACCTATCCTACTGAGGGTGATCCCGAAGAATGGACAGCCAAAGAGTTTAACGATGGGGTCTTTAACATGTTGGGAATTTCCGATTACAAAGAATTACTGGATGGACCTCGCAAGGCGAAGTTCTCCCCAGCAGCCTGGGCCGATGGCAACTTCCGTACTCCTTCAAAGAAATTTGAAGTCCATAGCGAACGGGCTGCCCAAAATGGCCTCCCTGCTATCCCCATCTGGGTCGAAGAGATGAAGGCGCCCACCCAATATCCCATACGCTTTATGACACCTCACCCCCAACACGGCCTCCACTCTCAATTCCAAAACCTTGATTGGATGATGGCCGCTAATCCGGAGCCTTTCTTAGAAATTCATCCCGAGCTAGCCGTTAAACATGGTATTGGCGAAGGGGATATGGTCCGAGTCTACAATGACTTAGGAGAAGTAACCATTAAGGCCCACCTAACCCAGACAACCTCACCCGATGTCGTTGTTAGCTATGAGGCATGGTATAAGGATTCTAAGTTCAATGTGAACTTCACCGTGAAAGCCATTCCTGCGGATATGGGTAAACAAGCTACAGGCATGGACGGGATTGCCTTCCACGATAACTTTGTGGCGATAGAAAAGGCGTAA
- a CDS encoding helix-turn-helix domain-containing protein, whose translation MTKGRKTTFDERVEIVQYCIAHDHNYAETSKKYQVSYQQARNFTLKYEAYGVESLRDNRGKRKSQDKMSELEKLRAENKILRAEKERAEMEASFLKNSRR comes from the coding sequence ATGACCAAAGGAAGAAAAACCACTTTTGATGAACGAGTTGAAATCGTGCAGTACTGTATTGCACATGATCATAACTACGCAGAAACATCTAAAAAATATCAAGTATCCTATCAGCAGGCACGTAACTTTACCCTTAAATATGAAGCTTACGGAGTTGAATCATTAAGAGACAATCGGGGCAAGAGAAAGTCTCAGGATAAGATGAGCGAATTAGAAAAGCTGAGAGCTGAGAATAAGATTTTAAGAGCAGAGAAAGAACGAGCTGAAATGGAGGCATCTTTTTTAAAAAACTCAAGGAGATAG
- a CDS encoding TorD/DmsD family molecular chaperone, with product MIELKSSPENTAQPLGLAVQIEMLNALSRVFSAGGENLDQTLARLTQAYGSWLEARLGDLPGDQELLYQLKEGQEREGEKRLVYEFNRLFVGPQSPPAPPYESVYRYGERQVMQKSTLDVRQWYRSEGLSLAGRSNEPDDYIATELEFAAYLLSNAIEQYRKDQPQKAKVYKDRYNAFCHEHLAVWLPSFVQTLSASTREQFYITLGKIIQRVVKPV from the coding sequence ATGATAGAGCTCAAGAGTTCACCAGAGAACACGGCACAGCCGTTGGGTCTTGCCGTCCAAATCGAAATGCTGAACGCTCTCAGTCGGGTTTTCTCAGCAGGTGGGGAGAACCTTGATCAGACCCTGGCTAGGTTAACTCAAGCTTATGGGTCGTGGCTTGAAGCGAGGTTAGGCGATCTGCCAGGAGATCAAGAGCTGCTTTATCAGCTGAAGGAGGGTCAAGAAAGAGAAGGGGAAAAGAGGTTGGTCTACGAATTCAATCGGCTGTTCGTGGGACCGCAATCTCCACCGGCCCCCCCTTATGAGTCAGTCTACCGCTATGGAGAGCGTCAGGTCATGCAAAAATCCACCCTAGATGTTCGTCAGTGGTACCGATCGGAAGGCTTATCCTTAGCAGGTCGAAGCAATGAACCCGATGATTACATCGCTACAGAATTGGAATTTGCTGCTTATCTCTTGTCCAATGCCATCGAGCAGTATCGGAAAGACCAACCCCAAAAGGCAAAGGTCTATAAAGATAGATATAACGCATTTTGTCATGAGCACTTGGCTGTTTGGCTCCCCAGCTTTGTTCAGACTTTATCCGCATCAACTCGAGAACAGTTCTATATTACCTTGGGAAAGATTATCCAGAGAGTTGTCAAACCTGTTTAG
- a CDS encoding dimethyl sulfoxide reductase anchor subunit family protein — MGQWEWPLVIFTVLGQTSVGIIFCLWLLERKQSKLATTATTEYQSFIKRSVLVSGVLLAVAMIASLFHLGHPLEAYRALTHLGTSWLSREILLFIFTFGAWAYLALLSRRPGSKMTGIMALTSGLGFLGIISSALIYTLPRVPAWNNLGPVIFFLMTSVILGTLFTVFLGRKVLSSGEIKQLLNIALGSVIGSAILSLLYFSLLQVTPEGAATAQYLLASPVFWLRATVGWVIPIFLIMNAVRKKETPQPQMILFALTCGVAGELLGRGLFYVSAVGMHITALM, encoded by the coding sequence ATGGGACAATGGGAATGGCCATTAGTTATTTTTACCGTTCTCGGTCAAACCTCGGTAGGTATCATTTTCTGTCTGTGGCTACTGGAAAGAAAACAAAGCAAGCTGGCAACGACGGCCACCACTGAGTATCAGAGCTTTATTAAAAGGTCGGTTCTGGTCTCCGGTGTACTCCTAGCGGTAGCTATGATCGCCTCCCTCTTCCACTTAGGGCATCCTCTTGAGGCTTATCGGGCCTTAACTCACTTGGGTACCTCTTGGTTAAGTCGGGAAATTCTCCTCTTCATCTTTACCTTTGGTGCCTGGGCTTACCTAGCACTCCTCTCCCGAAGACCAGGTAGCAAAATGACTGGAATCATGGCTCTGACTTCAGGCCTAGGCTTCCTCGGGATTATCAGCAGTGCTTTGATCTATACCCTTCCCCGGGTTCCCGCTTGGAACAACTTAGGACCGGTAATCTTCTTCCTGATGACCAGCGTCATCTTAGGTACACTGTTTACTGTCTTCTTAGGTCGCAAGGTCTTGTCCTCTGGTGAAATAAAGCAACTGCTCAATATCGCCTTAGGTAGTGTAATCGGCAGTGCTATCCTCTCGCTCCTGTATTTCTCTCTTCTGCAGGTTACACCGGAAGGTGCGGCTACAGCCCAGTACCTCCTAGCAAGCCCCGTCTTTTGGCTCAGAGCAACAGTTGGCTGGGTAATTCCCATTTTTCTAATCATGAATGCAGTACGCAAAAAGGAAACACCTCAACCCCAAATGATTCTTTTCGCCCTCACCTGCGGTGTAGCGGGAGAACTCTTGGGGAGAGGACTCTTCTATGTGAGTGCTGTGGGAATGCATATTACAGCTTTGATGTAA
- a CDS encoding 4Fe-4S dicluster domain-containing protein: protein MSKQLGFLHNSEKCIGCRGCEMACKNEYQSDASVRWRQVYQLREKDFSLPTRMFISVACNHCENPECLRVCPVKAYTKREDGIVIHDQERCIGCKLCTMACPYDRPQFNAVLKKVEKCNLCYERLDQGQQPACVAACVPEALELVEVNEELDLKVGVLKTLPGMPNPSVTNPSIRFIGPKQGRQIRRDV, encoded by the coding sequence ATGAGTAAGCAATTAGGTTTCTTGCATAATTCGGAAAAATGTATCGGTTGCAGAGGCTGTGAAATGGCCTGCAAAAATGAATATCAAAGCGATGCCTCGGTTCGTTGGCGTCAAGTTTATCAGTTACGGGAAAAGGATTTCTCACTACCCACGCGGATGTTTATCTCGGTAGCCTGCAATCATTGTGAGAACCCGGAATGTTTGCGGGTTTGCCCGGTAAAGGCCTATACCAAACGTGAGGATGGTATCGTTATTCATGATCAGGAGCGCTGTATCGGCTGTAAACTCTGTACAATGGCTTGCCCCTATGATCGTCCGCAGTTCAATGCTGTACTAAAAAAGGTAGAAAAATGCAATCTGTGCTATGAGCGCCTAGATCAAGGACAACAGCCAGCTTGTGTGGCCGCTTGTGTGCCAGAAGCCCTAGAGCTTGTAGAGGTTAACGAAGAATTAGATCTAAAGGTTGGTGTTCTGAAAACCTTACCTGGAATGCCCAACCCTTCAGTAACGAATCCATCTATACGATTTATCGGGCCGAAACAAGGCAGGCAAATAAGGAGGGATGTATAA
- the rarD gene encoding EamA family transporter RarD codes for MEVKSSKTGVLYAFAAYIVWGLLPIYWKTLQGVPALEILAHRIVWSFAFVTMLIVLKKQWGRVGSILRDRSKLLGLVLSALLITANWYIYIWAVNSNKVVEASLGYYFNPLLVVLIGIIVLGERIDRWQIASLALAAIGVLILAFEYGRIPWISLGLAVTFALYGLAKRLVNVDSLLGLALETAVVAPIALIYLWVGTKSGGVIGDYGMSKLLLLMGAGIVTAIPLLWFANAAKSVPFATIGFIQYLSPTLNLLLGVLVFHEEFTSTHAWSFGFIWVALAVYSISRIYGLRRANLSAVQPLQGK; via the coding sequence ATGGAAGTAAAATCGTCGAAAACTGGGGTGCTTTACGCCTTTGCGGCATACATAGTCTGGGGACTGCTGCCTATCTATTGGAAGACTTTGCAAGGTGTCCCAGCACTTGAAATTCTAGCGCACCGGATTGTCTGGTCCTTTGCTTTTGTCACGATGTTAATAGTACTAAAAAAGCAATGGGGTAGAGTGGGTAGTATCCTCCGTGATCGATCGAAATTGTTAGGGCTGGTATTAAGTGCTTTATTGATCACTGCCAATTGGTATATCTATATTTGGGCAGTGAACAGCAACAAAGTTGTTGAGGCAAGCCTTGGCTATTACTTCAATCCTTTGCTCGTGGTTTTGATAGGAATTATCGTCTTAGGAGAACGAATCGATCGCTGGCAAATCGCATCGCTTGCTTTAGCAGCCATCGGGGTTCTCATACTTGCTTTTGAATATGGAAGAATTCCCTGGATATCATTAGGGCTGGCGGTAACCTTCGCTTTATATGGTTTGGCGAAACGGTTGGTGAATGTGGACTCCTTACTGGGCTTGGCCTTAGAGACGGCGGTTGTCGCGCCTATTGCACTAATTTATCTTTGGGTAGGGACAAAGAGTGGTGGTGTAATCGGTGATTATGGAATGAGTAAGCTGTTGTTATTGATGGGAGCGGGAATCGTAACGGCTATCCCCCTACTATGGTTTGCCAATGCAGCAAAGAGCGTTCCTTTCGCAACGATTGGCTTTATCCAATACCTATCGCCTACGTTAAACCTTTTACTTGGTGTTCTCGTCTTTCATGAAGAATTTACGTCTACCCATGCCTGGAGTTTCGGATTCATTTGGGTTGCCTTAGCTGTCTATTCGATTTCTCGGATATACGGTTTGCGGAGGGCTAATCTTAGCGCGGTTCAGCCGTTACAAGGAAAATAA
- the acs gene encoding acetate--CoA ligase has product MLESNLEALLNENREFAPQETFRKSAVIQSDAIYDQGHNHLAFWEEQANTLNWFSPWEKTLEWNAPHAKWFVDGKLNASYNCLDRHLSDWHRNKAALVFEGENGDSRVLTYQDLHREVCKFANVLKANGVEKGDRVTIYLPMIPEAVISMLACARIGAPHSVVFGGFSYDSLRDRVIDAQAKAIITSDGSFRRGNTIPLKDNADAALEGVDCVNHVFVIQRTHQPVQMKEGRDLWYHEEMQKASSVCPAEPMDAEDMLFILYTSGTTGKPKGVVHTTGGYMVGVSSTHRMVFDLKEEDVYWCTADVGWVTGHSYIVYGPLANGATVVMYEGSPDYPQRDRFWEIVEKYRVSILYTAPTAIRTFMKWGPQYPQSRDLSSLRLLGTVGEPINPEAWMWYYKYIGGERCPIVDTWWQTETGMIMMTPLPGITSLKPGSCTTPFPGVKIEVVDSNGQSVPKGSGGYLAIKEPWPAMLRGVYGDNERFEKTYFGNWPGVYFPGDGAKWDKDGYFWIMGRVDDVINVSGHRIGTMEVESALVDHPSVAEAACIGKHHEIKGQALAAFVTLKEGIEVSPHFVNILKKHVAQKIGALARPDDIFFTAELPKTRSGKIMRRLLRDIAEGRAIGDTTTLSDVSVINMLKASYQE; this is encoded by the coding sequence ATGTTGGAAAGTAATTTAGAAGCTTTGCTCAATGAGAATCGAGAGTTCGCACCTCAGGAAACGTTTCGAAAAAGTGCTGTGATTCAAAGCGATGCAATATATGACCAAGGTCATAATCATTTAGCTTTTTGGGAAGAACAAGCGAATACCCTTAATTGGTTTAGCCCTTGGGAAAAAACTCTCGAGTGGAATGCTCCCCATGCCAAGTGGTTTGTCGATGGTAAGCTCAACGCCTCCTATAACTGTCTGGATCGCCATCTTAGTGATTGGCATCGCAATAAGGCAGCCCTTGTTTTCGAAGGAGAAAACGGGGATAGCCGCGTTCTCACCTATCAGGACCTCCATCGGGAAGTCTGCAAATTTGCTAATGTTTTGAAGGCAAATGGCGTTGAAAAGGGCGACCGCGTCACAATTTATCTACCGATGATCCCCGAAGCCGTGATTTCCATGCTGGCCTGTGCCCGCATCGGAGCACCCCACAGTGTGGTCTTTGGCGGTTTTAGCTACGATTCCCTACGCGATCGCGTTATTGATGCCCAAGCTAAAGCCATCATCACCTCAGACGGTAGCTTCCGCCGGGGCAACACGATTCCCCTCAAGGACAATGCGGACGCAGCACTGGAAGGGGTGGATTGTGTCAATCACGTCTTCGTTATCCAGCGCACTCATCAACCCGTCCAGATGAAAGAGGGTCGGGATCTCTGGTACCATGAGGAAATGCAAAAGGCCTCCTCGGTCTGCCCGGCGGAGCCTATGGATGCAGAAGATATGCTGTTTATCCTTTACACCAGCGGAACCACCGGCAAACCCAAAGGAGTCGTTCATACAACTGGCGGCTACATGGTCGGTGTATCCTCCACCCATCGTATGGTTTTTGACCTGAAAGAGGAGGATGTTTACTGGTGTACGGCGGACGTAGGCTGGGTCACCGGGCACTCCTATATTGTCTACGGCCCTCTTGCTAATGGTGCCACTGTCGTTATGTATGAAGGAAGTCCTGATTATCCACAGCGAGATCGTTTCTGGGAAATCGTTGAAAAATACCGGGTTTCCATTCTCTATACTGCGCCTACCGCCATTCGAACCTTTATGAAATGGGGACCCCAGTATCCCCAAAGTCGAGATCTTTCCAGTCTGCGCCTCCTTGGTACGGTGGGCGAGCCTATCAACCCCGAAGCATGGATGTGGTATTACAAATATATTGGTGGGGAAAGATGTCCTATCGTGGACACCTGGTGGCAAACCGAAACCGGGATGATCATGATGACTCCCCTTCCCGGTATTACCTCCCTAAAGCCCGGCTCCTGTACGACGCCCTTCCCCGGTGTCAAAATCGAGGTGGTGGATAGCAATGGTCAATCGGTTCCTAAGGGGAGTGGGGGCTACTTGGCCATCAAAGAACCATGGCCTGCTATGCTCCGCGGTGTTTACGGAGACAATGAGCGCTTTGAGAAGACCTACTTTGGCAACTGGCCGGGAGTCTATTTCCCCGGTGACGGCGCCAAATGGGATAAAGACGGCTACTTCTGGATTATGGGCCGAGTAGACGATGTTATCAATGTCTCAGGACACCGGATTGGTACTATGGAAGTGGAGAGCGCCTTGGTCGATCATCCCTCCGTAGCAGAAGCTGCTTGTATCGGCAAACACCATGAAATCAAAGGGCAAGCCCTTGCTGCTTTTGTCACTTTAAAGGAGGGCATCGAAGTTAGCCCGCATTTTGTCAATATCCTTAAAAAGCATGTGGCCCAAAAAATCGGAGCTTTAGCTCGTCCTGATGATATCTTTTTCACGGCTGAACTACCCAAGACACGAAGCGGTAAAATCATGCGCCGCCTCTTAAGAGATATTGCGGAGGGTCGGGCCATAGGTGATACCACCACCTTATCGGATGTTTCTGTCATCAATATGCTCAAAGCCAGCTATCAAGAGTAA
- a CDS encoding helix-turn-helix domain-containing protein codes for MAFKHKYSYSEKEKIIIEYLNNTHGFREICRIYGMSQGALKGWIRLYNAFGFEGLRTSSKARHYSSELKQAAVNDYLSGKLTAPEILKNIKSGQKHNLEGG; via the coding sequence ATGGCGTTTAAACACAAATACTCCTATTCAGAAAAAGAGAAAATTATTATTGAATATCTCAATAACACTCATGGTTTTCGGGAAATATGTCGCATATACGGAATGAGCCAAGGAGCGCTTAAAGGTTGGATTCGCTTATACAATGCCTTTGGATTTGAAGGATTAAGAACAAGCAGCAAGGCACGTCATTATTCATCTGAATTAAAGCAGGCAGCTGTTAATGATTACCTGTCTGGAAAACTTACAGCTCCTGAAATACTGAAAAATATAAAATCAGGTCAGAAACACAACTTAGAAGGTGGATAA
- the truA gene encoding tRNA pseudouridine(38-40) synthase TruA produces the protein MSEITTESTQRNIALKIAYDGTHYHGFQRQPEFHGPTVQGSLESVWAKLVEEVVTLNTAGRTDRGVHATGQVVNFRTAARIPAAKIPKAMNSLLPRDIRVVDAQEVADSFHARFSARWKRYDYEIDNHTIADVFKRLYSVHVPVPLDWQRMQQAAQLMVGRHNFKAFSSVGGNSKTFERTLYVCQVTEHQGQIRITCIGDGFLYNMVRIIAGTLIYVGRKRIPPEAIPGILERGERKRGGPTAAPRGLTLSYVHYGEELPKDIFPEFYH, from the coding sequence TTGAGTGAAATAACTACAGAATCAACCCAACGCAATATCGCCTTGAAAATAGCCTATGATGGAACCCATTATCACGGATTTCAACGCCAGCCGGAGTTTCATGGCCCGACCGTGCAAGGGTCTTTGGAGTCGGTATGGGCTAAGCTAGTGGAAGAAGTAGTCACGTTGAATACGGCAGGTCGGACTGACAGAGGGGTCCATGCAACGGGGCAAGTCGTTAATTTTCGCACCGCTGCCCGCATCCCAGCAGCCAAGATCCCCAAGGCTATGAATAGCTTGTTACCCCGAGATATTCGGGTCGTCGATGCCCAGGAAGTAGCCGATAGCTTTCATGCTCGTTTTTCAGCCCGTTGGAAACGTTATGATTATGAGATCGATAACCATACGATAGCGGATGTCTTTAAACGGCTCTACTCTGTGCATGTGCCGGTTCCCTTGGATTGGCAACGGATGCAGCAGGCGGCTCAGCTGATGGTGGGTCGGCATAATTTTAAGGCCTTCTCCTCAGTGGGTGGGAATAGTAAGACCTTTGAGCGCACGCTTTATGTTTGCCAAGTGACGGAACATCAAGGACAGATCCGGATTACCTGTATCGGCGATGGGTTTCTTTATAATATGGTGCGCATTATTGCCGGCACCCTCATTTATGTGGGGAGAAAACGCATTCCACCGGAAGCGATTCCCGGTATTCTCGAACGTGGGGAACGGAAACGTGGAGGGCCCACGGCAGCTCCCCGAGGCCTTACGCTAAGTTATGTCCACTATGGGGAAGAGTTACCTAAGGATATTTTTCCGGAGTTTTATCACTGA
- a CDS encoding PucR family transcriptional regulator, with protein MDHRLPEAVTLQRFLEEQKLEPLRKDALFQEELLALPLQTLSFGDPKGTSIDRTLRLPLVGKHLNLECEGKLLRFRLRDDQGKGQAYLNQLDLKNRADATQGSFMCPLPMDWEDFCAQVTDWVEREKGRILGACEDFTRHLTEQITRGYGLSILTELKKYLGRDVFLLDKHFKVLAWEGGEHLPFNPIAFVTPKLSSFKTMDLMPETPLSLGKWNDAQYKDVPLSWYPLAGQQGVLGYIGLGIDHEELNPVGRLFLYKTAVLLYFELAKAQSVEDTERQHYRDFLFDLLYNNFDSLEVVQSRGKLWGMDLTKPHMVIVGEIPGYDPDSADRVAFQERLDTVAMILRNQPRTIFLERNDQIVLLYPLEGMIPLRQWEATAKRLLSPLLKLPGGLNEERAMMFGVGTLYESARYIHRSFQEAKSALELGQLFNLQERVILFQELGVMRLLLKLEQQELEDFRNEVLGPLLKFDQQNNLHLEETLLAYLASDGDLNLAGDRLYLHPNTLRYRLKKVAEVLDRDLGSLENRMNLFIALKIGRLKSLWQE; from the coding sequence TTGGATCATAGGTTGCCCGAGGCAGTGACCCTGCAGCGTTTTCTTGAAGAGCAGAAGCTTGAACCTCTTCGGAAAGATGCGCTCTTTCAGGAGGAGCTGTTGGCATTACCACTACAGACCCTATCCTTTGGTGACCCAAAAGGCACGTCGATAGATAGGACATTAAGGTTGCCATTGGTTGGTAAACATTTAAACCTGGAATGTGAGGGGAAACTCCTTCGTTTTCGCTTAAGAGATGATCAGGGGAAGGGTCAAGCCTATCTTAACCAGCTTGATCTAAAGAATCGGGCTGACGCTACCCAAGGGAGCTTTATGTGCCCACTTCCGATGGATTGGGAGGATTTTTGTGCTCAAGTGACTGACTGGGTAGAGCGGGAAAAGGGAAGAATCCTTGGCGCCTGTGAAGATTTCACTAGGCATTTAACAGAGCAGATCACTAGGGGATATGGGTTGAGCATTCTGACCGAGCTTAAAAAATATCTAGGTAGAGATGTTTTTCTTTTGGATAAACACTTTAAGGTACTGGCTTGGGAAGGTGGAGAGCATCTTCCCTTTAATCCCATTGCCTTCGTGACACCGAAGCTGTCCAGCTTTAAAACCATGGATTTAATGCCGGAAACCCCCCTTAGTCTAGGAAAATGGAATGACGCTCAGTATAAGGACGTCCCTCTCAGCTGGTATCCTTTGGCAGGTCAGCAAGGGGTTTTGGGATATATAGGTTTGGGGATAGACCATGAGGAGCTTAATCCTGTGGGTAGGTTATTCCTCTATAAGACAGCGGTCCTGCTTTACTTTGAACTGGCTAAAGCTCAATCCGTCGAGGATACGGAACGCCAGCATTACCGGGACTTTCTTTTTGATCTTCTTTACAATAACTTTGATTCACTGGAAGTGGTGCAGTCACGGGGCAAGCTTTGGGGAATGGATCTGACCAAACCCCACATGGTGATTGTTGGTGAGATTCCGGGCTATGATCCTGACTCGGCCGATAGGGTGGCTTTTCAGGAGCGTTTAGATACAGTGGCTATGATTCTTCGGAACCAGCCACGGACCATCTTCTTAGAACGAAATGATCAGATTGTGCTCCTCTACCCATTGGAAGGTATGATACCCTTAAGGCAATGGGAAGCTACAGCTAAAAGACTTCTTAGTCCTCTTTTGAAATTGCCCGGGGGCCTGAATGAGGAGCGGGCGATGATGTTTGGAGTGGGTACTCTTTATGAATCCGCGCGCTATATCCATCGCAGTTTTCAAGAGGCCAAGTCCGCTTTGGAGCTGGGGCAATTGTTTAATCTCCAAGAGCGAGTCATTTTGTTTCAGGAGCTTGGGGTTATGCGACTGTTGCTCAAGCTCGAGCAACAAGAGCTGGAGGATTTTCGCAATGAGGTGTTAGGTCCTTTGCTCAAATTTGATCAACAAAATAATCTGCACCTGGAGGAGACCTTGTTAGCCTATCTCGCTTCGGATGGGGATTTGAATTTGGCAGGAGATCGGCTGTATCTCCATCCTAATACCTTGCGCTATCGTTTGAAAAAGGTTGCCGAGGTTCTAGATCGAGATCTAGGTAGCTTGGAAAACCGTATGAATTTGTTTATCGCTTTAAAAATTGGTCGTCTTAAGTCTTTGTGGCAAGAGTGA